The sequence below is a genomic window from Flavobacterium sediminilitoris.
GTTTGCATAACTCTTATGGCAATTTCACCACGATTTGCAACTAATATCTTTTTCATCTTATTCGAATTCAATTAATAAAGCTCCTTTTTCAACCGCAGCACCTTTTGTCATGCTTATTGATTTAATCACTCCATCACGAGGCGACACAATACTGTTTTCCATTTTCATCGCTTCTAGAATTAATAAAGGATCGTTTTCTTTTACTTCTTGACCTACTGCTACCGAAATTTCTAAAATCAAACCGGGCATTGGTGCTTTAATAGCATTTACTTGCTTTGCCGAACCAATCTCAAAGCCCATTTCTTTGATAAGAATATCCAAAGCATTAGCAATGGCAACAGTATAGGTTTCATTATTAACTTTTACTGTATAGGTTTTATTG
It includes:
- a CDS encoding acetyl-CoA carboxylase biotin carboxyl carrier protein subunit; translation: MSNHYKLNVNNTFQFDVESDVVAQLDAVSVEKNKFHILKNNTPYQAEIIATDFINKTYTVKVNNETYTVAIANALDILIKEMGFEIGSAKQVNAIKAPMPGLILEISVAVGQEVKENDPLLILEAMKMENSIVSPRDGVIKSISMTKGAAVEKGALLIEFE